The following proteins are co-located in the Desulfoscipio sp. XC116 genome:
- a CDS encoding heavy metal translocating P-type ATPase: MTQRSGHNCNCVKPDIMEELTPGMLRQQANAAEPDGTKVKNPTEQKKGVQNTILVLQGLDCADCAAKLEKRIAGLPGVEKAVINFGASKMSVKHTCSMLQILRTIKEVGYEATPAGTAAIGMSKTVWQDPKLISTALSGLFLAGGTAASLFTTADRLVIGLLLAAMLSGGFFVVKSAFYSIRALSLDMNVLMSVAAIGAVAIGEWFEGATVVFLFSLGNTLQTYSMARTRSSIRALMELTPREALVRRNGIEAMLPVEQIAVGDIIIVKPGEHIAMDGTVLIGTSLVNQASITGESLPVEKNAGAEVFAGTANEDGALEIKVTRLAQDTTLAKIINLVEEAQAQRAPSQQFVDVFAKYYTPAVIAVALAMATIPFLALGLPFKSWLEKALILLVIACPCALVISTPVAIVSAIGSAARRGVLIKGGAYLEKLGALNAIAFDKTGTLTEGRPEVTDVIALPGNQKEFLLSIAAALESRSQHPVARAILQYADRLGATAPAGRQFQSITGRGVTAVVNGRNYYIGNEKLFQGLGIDLAKMSMSIGPDSAYKYLDPSTKLSEVQDQLAALQKQGKTAMLVGTAEQLMGIIAVADQVRPNIATVLQKLRSAGTKRLMMLTGDNTATASTIADHLGGLEYKAELLPQDKLSTIKQLQSRYGKVAMVGDGVNDAPALAAADIGIAMGGAGTDTALETADIALMADDLSKLPYTMKLGRRTLSIIKQNITFALLVKALFIVGTFWGFTNLWMAVFADTGAAMIVIANSMRLMRVQDDPVAA; this comes from the coding sequence ATGACACAACGTTCGGGACATAATTGCAATTGTGTAAAACCTGATATAATGGAAGAATTAACACCGGGAATGCTTCGCCAACAGGCAAATGCAGCGGAGCCGGATGGCACAAAAGTAAAAAATCCAACTGAACAAAAAAAAGGTGTGCAAAATACAATTCTTGTTTTACAAGGCTTGGATTGCGCTGATTGCGCAGCTAAATTAGAAAAAAGAATTGCCGGTTTACCGGGTGTGGAAAAAGCGGTAATTAATTTCGGAGCCTCCAAAATGAGCGTTAAGCACACCTGCAGTATGTTGCAAATACTGCGGACTATTAAGGAAGTCGGTTACGAAGCCACACCCGCCGGCACAGCGGCTATTGGTATGAGCAAGACGGTTTGGCAAGATCCCAAACTAATATCAACGGCCTTATCCGGCTTATTTTTAGCCGGAGGTACGGCAGCGTCATTATTTACCACAGCTGACCGGCTGGTTATAGGTCTACTGCTGGCGGCCATGCTGTCCGGCGGTTTCTTTGTGGTAAAAAGCGCTTTTTATTCTATCAGGGCTCTCAGCCTGGACATGAATGTGCTCATGAGCGTGGCCGCCATTGGGGCCGTTGCCATCGGGGAATGGTTTGAGGGAGCCACCGTGGTCTTTCTTTTTTCCCTGGGGAACACCTTACAGACTTATAGCATGGCTAGAACCAGGTCATCCATTAGGGCATTGATGGAACTGACTCCCCGGGAAGCACTGGTGCGGCGCAACGGCATTGAGGCAATGCTGCCCGTGGAACAAATTGCGGTGGGAGATATAATCATCGTCAAACCCGGTGAACACATAGCTATGGACGGCACGGTGCTTATAGGCACTTCTCTGGTCAACCAGGCATCTATTACCGGTGAATCGCTGCCCGTAGAAAAGAACGCCGGGGCAGAAGTGTTTGCCGGTACTGCTAATGAAGATGGAGCCTTGGAAATAAAAGTAACCAGACTGGCACAGGATACTACTCTGGCTAAAATTATTAACCTGGTGGAAGAAGCTCAAGCCCAGCGAGCACCCTCTCAGCAATTTGTAGACGTGTTCGCCAAATATTACACTCCGGCGGTAATTGCCGTGGCGCTGGCCATGGCCACCATTCCCTTCCTTGCCCTGGGTCTACCTTTTAAATCCTGGCTGGAGAAAGCACTGATACTGCTGGTAATAGCCTGCCCCTGCGCACTGGTGATATCAACCCCGGTAGCCATTGTATCAGCCATCGGCAGTGCCGCCCGGCGGGGAGTATTGATTAAAGGCGGTGCCTACCTGGAAAAGTTGGGAGCATTAAATGCAATAGCTTTTGATAAGACCGGCACCCTCACCGAGGGGCGTCCCGAGGTGACAGATGTAATAGCCCTGCCCGGCAATCAAAAGGAGTTCCTGCTTAGCATAGCTGCGGCGCTGGAAAGCCGCTCTCAGCACCCGGTGGCCCGGGCCATCCTCCAATATGCCGATCGTTTAGGAGCAACAGCGCCGGCTGGCCGGCAATTCCAATCAATTACCGGTCGGGGAGTCACAGCTGTGGTTAACGGACGTAACTATTATATAGGAAATGAAAAATTATTCCAAGGTTTAGGCATTGACTTAGCCAAAATGTCAATGTCAATTGGCCCTGATTCCGCATATAAATATTTAGATCCGAGTACTAAATTATCCGAAGTACAAGATCAGCTGGCCGCATTACAGAAACAAGGCAAAACCGCCATGCTGGTGGGCACGGCGGAACAGCTAATGGGCATTATCGCTGTTGCCGACCAAGTGCGCCCCAACATTGCAACTGTTTTGCAGAAATTACGTTCAGCCGGTACCAAAAGACTGATGATGCTCACCGGAGATAATACCGCCACCGCCAGTACCATTGCCGATCACCTGGGCGGGCTGGAATACAAAGCTGAATTATTGCCCCAAGACAAACTATCCACTATTAAGCAATTGCAGTCACGCTACGGCAAGGTAGCTATGGTGGGTGACGGGGTCAACGACGCGCCGGCCCTGGCCGCCGCCGACATCGGCATTGCTATGGGGGGCGCAGGCACCGACACCGCGCTGGAAACAGCGGATATTGCCCTGATGGCCGATGATTTGTCCAAACTACCCTACACCATGAAATTGGGCCGCCGTACGCTGAGCATAATTAAGCAGAATATCACATTCGCACTGCTGGTAAAAGCATTGTTTATCGTGGGCACATTCTGGGGATTCACCAACCTCTGGATGGCGGTTTTTGCCGACACCGGAGCCGCCATGATTGTGATCGCCAACAGCATGCGATTGATGCGAGTACAGGATGACCCCGTGGCGGCGTAG
- a CDS encoding metalloregulator ArsR/SmtB family transcription factor produces METPEQNQVCDIFCYDEEKVNRMKQQVANTEGLSQIFKALADETRIKIIYALAREELCVCDISQIIESSVAAASHHLRLLKNMGLARSRKQGKMVFYYLTDACVKTIIDVALQHKKHYING; encoded by the coding sequence ATGGAAACACCGGAACAAAACCAGGTTTGCGACATATTTTGTTATGATGAGGAAAAAGTAAATCGTATGAAACAACAAGTGGCAAATACTGAGGGCTTAAGTCAAATATTTAAAGCGCTGGCTGATGAAACAAGGATAAAGATTATTTATGCCCTGGCCCGGGAAGAACTGTGCGTTTGTGATATCTCCCAGATAATTGAATCCAGTGTGGCAGCGGCTTCCCACCATTTACGGCTGCTTAAAAACATGGGCCTGGCCAGGAGCAGGAAACAGGGTAAAATGGTGTTTTATTATTTAACTGACGCATGTGTCAAAACTATTATCGATGTGGCCTTACAACATAAAAAACACTATATCAACGGGTAA
- the ybaK gene encoding Cys-tRNA(Pro) deacylase, which yields MAKNKTPITPAIRMLRNEKVKFEEHIYAYEDKGGTAVSSRELGVDEHYMIKTLIMEDENKKPLIVLMHGDLQVSTKKLARLLGVKSIFPCSPDTANRYTGYMVGGTSPFGTRKPMPVYMEQTIAELPEIYINGGKRGFAISLDPREAMRILKPTLVQVGI from the coding sequence ATGGCTAAAAATAAGACTCCCATCACTCCCGCCATACGAATGCTGCGTAATGAAAAGGTTAAATTTGAGGAGCATATATACGCTTATGAGGATAAGGGCGGAACCGCCGTTTCATCGAGAGAGCTTGGCGTTGATGAGCATTATATGATTAAAACACTAATTATGGAGGACGAAAATAAAAAACCTTTAATTGTCCTAATGCACGGCGACCTGCAAGTTTCCACTAAAAAACTGGCCCGGCTGCTTGGTGTAAAAAGTATATTCCCCTGTTCTCCCGATACAGCCAATAGGTATACGGGGTACATGGTAGGTGGTACTTCGCCCTTTGGTACCCGCAAGCCGATGCCTGTGTATATGGAACAAACTATTGCCGAACTGCCTGAAATATATATTAACGGGGGTAAACGTGGCTTTGCGATCAGTCTTGATCCTCGGGAAGCGATGCGTATTTTAAAACCAACTCTTGTGCAAGTGGGTATATGA
- a CDS encoding HAMP domain-containing sensor histidine kinase has translation MHLRTKLTLLYTGVLVLVLFILTTALLLATSHTLYREVDEGIAARAASLVKSIRVTGSPFSLLEVALPNVDVFATPDTYLQAVDTRGRVVSRSNNLGGQYLPLGEYTLKYALKGKGFYETVQAGGQQIRVYNVPLVVEGQLVGLLQVGRALSTVHTLLNRLRFFIALVGTVSIILAALLGWLLARTALKPLDKITGTAASIESGSDLSRRIDYTGPSDELGRLVVTLNAMFERLETMYHRLQQSYDLQRRFVSDASHELRTPLTTIRGNAELLLKMQAADPALISEALNDITDEARRLTRLVEDLLILARADAGFMPEKESVLLTELLQGVARKARFLAGDREFVYEEHYSPEARVLVNRDYFSQLMFILLDNAFKYSPPCSTIGLTATVLPRQWVEITVTDQGPGLTPGEEDRIFDRFYRSENTRGQEGSGLGLSIARWIVNRHGGFISAANRPEGGGVFTVRLPIHNSKGS, from the coding sequence ATGCACCTGCGCACCAAACTAACCCTGCTCTATACCGGAGTGCTCGTCCTGGTACTGTTTATATTAACTACGGCACTGCTTCTAGCCACTTCCCACACGTTATATAGAGAAGTGGATGAAGGCATCGCCGCCAGGGCTGCATCGCTGGTCAAATCAATTAGGGTTACAGGCAGCCCTTTTTCGCTGCTCGAAGTAGCACTGCCCAACGTGGATGTTTTTGCTACACCCGATACCTACCTGCAAGCGGTGGATACCCGGGGTCGGGTGGTATCCCGATCCAACAACCTGGGGGGACAATATCTGCCCTTGGGAGAATACACGCTGAAATATGCACTAAAAGGAAAAGGCTTTTACGAAACCGTACAGGCCGGCGGACAACAAATACGGGTGTATAATGTGCCGCTGGTGGTTGAGGGGCAACTGGTGGGACTGCTGCAAGTGGGACGGGCACTGTCCACAGTACACACGCTCTTAAACCGGCTGCGGTTTTTTATCGCCCTTGTGGGTACGGTTTCGATCATCCTGGCCGCACTGCTGGGTTGGCTTTTAGCCCGAACAGCTTTAAAGCCTCTGGATAAAATCACCGGCACAGCAGCTTCCATAGAAAGCGGCAGTGATTTGAGCAGACGTATCGATTATACCGGCCCGTCTGACGAGCTGGGACGGCTGGTAGTCACTTTAAACGCCATGTTTGAACGGCTGGAAACTATGTACCACCGCTTGCAGCAAAGCTATGACCTGCAGCGCCGGTTTGTTTCCGACGCCTCCCACGAACTGCGCACACCACTGACCACCATCAGGGGCAATGCCGAACTGCTGTTAAAAATGCAAGCTGCCGACCCGGCACTGATATCAGAGGCGCTAAATGATATCACCGACGAGGCCCGCCGCCTGACCCGGCTGGTGGAAGACCTTTTGATATTGGCCCGGGCTGATGCCGGCTTTATGCCGGAAAAGGAATCTGTTCTTTTGACAGAACTACTGCAGGGAGTTGCTAGAAAAGCTCGTTTTTTAGCCGGTGATCGGGAGTTTGTTTATGAGGAACACTATTCACCCGAAGCCCGGGTGCTGGTAAACCGCGATTACTTCAGCCAGTTAATGTTCATATTGTTGGACAATGCCTTTAAATATTCACCCCCGTGCAGTACGATAGGGTTAACGGCCACTGTGCTTCCGCGTCAGTGGGTGGAGATTACCGTGACTGACCAGGGACCCGGTTTGACGCCCGGGGAAGAGGATCGCATTTTTGACCGCTTCTACCGCAGTGAAAACACTCGGGGACAAGAGGGGTCCGGGCTGGGACTATCCATTGCCCGTTGGATTGTGAACCGGCACGGCGGCTTTATTAGCGCTGCAAACCGGCCGGAGGGCGGCGGCGTTTTTACAGTACGGCTTCCCATTCACAATAGCAAGGGTAGTTAA